A single Marinitoga aeolica DNA region contains:
- a CDS encoding class I SAM-dependent methyltransferase — translation MDNIFLDIFNEIPREGPGDDYFTEKAFSYITIPENPVTLDIGCGSGSQTIKLSKLSNGVVYAIDYYNQYLEKLEKKINTNNIIIIQGDMKELNFKKDFFDLIWSEGAIYIIGLEKGYNKYKEYLKRGGYMVVSHISWLKSSPPQELLEYWKNNYPEINYISENIKIIEKQGFKVRKTFISDEYAWWDNYYNPLLNRIEGLKNKYINNDKFENIINDIKLEIEMYKKYSDYYGYVFYIARKI, via the coding sequence ATGGATAATATATTTTTGGATATATTTAATGAAATTCCACGTGAAGGGCCTGGAGATGATTATTTTACAGAAAAAGCATTTTCATATATAACTATACCTGAAAATCCAGTAACTCTAGATATTGGATGTGGTTCTGGAAGTCAAACTATAAAATTATCTAAGTTGTCAAATGGTGTTGTATATGCTATTGATTATTATAATCAGTATTTAGAAAAATTAGAAAAGAAAATAAATACAAATAATATAATAATTATTCAAGGAGATATGAAAGAATTAAATTTTAAAAAAGATTTTTTTGATTTAATATGGTCTGAAGGTGCGATTTATATAATAGGTTTAGAAAAAGGATATAACAAATACAAAGAGTATTTAAAAAGAGGCGGATATATGGTAGTATCTCATATATCTTGGCTAAAAAGTAGTCCGCCTCAAGAATTACTTGAATATTGGAAAAATAATTATCCAGAAATTAATTATATTAGTGAAAATATAAAAATTATTGAAAAACAAGGTTTTAAAGTAAGAAAGACATTTATTTCAGATGAATATGCATGGTGGGATAACTATTATAATCCACTATTAAATAGAATTGAAGGATTAAAAAATAAATATATAAATAATGATAAATTTGAAAATATTATTAATGATATAAAACTAGAAATTGAAATGTATAAAAAATATTCTGATTATTATGGATACGTATTTTATATAGCAAGGAAAATTTGA
- a CDS encoding ATP-binding protein, which produces MKFYNRKKEIYFFENNIINEKNKKFVVMYGRRRIGKTTLIKEVFKNKKNVLYYFVEVKKEETLLIDLSLSFSKAIYSNWYDLFSDLFVKYDYVIFDEFQNFFKVNQEILYSLQHAWDENKNNTKLIVLGSYVGMMKKIFTDKKMPLYGRNDYIMKIKEFPLKDSIIMLKDFGYNIIEAFEIYAMIGGIPKYLWLFEKKKSLKELIYDIFLDDFSPLREEAKNILISEFGSEHKSYFSILETLAGDIKTSSEIADISGIPITNVSKYIKELSEIYEIISKKTPLLYQKKKNMKYAIIDNYYNFYFNNIYKNYSLLEFSPEKALEKIYNNFFIYMGFQFEEISKKFIIENPETFGFIPEEIGSTWGRVPYEKSESFDIDIVAKDKNNILFGECKWTNKKVGIEVYDKLKLRSEFIKTNLINKKYVIFSKSGFTQDLLNLKNDNLFLFTPGDMGNIMFE; this is translated from the coding sequence ATGAAATTTTATAATAGAAAAAAAGAAATTTATTTTTTTGAAAATAATATTATTAATGAAAAAAATAAAAAATTTGTTGTAATGTATGGAAGAAGACGAATTGGTAAAACAACTTTAATTAAAGAAGTATTTAAAAATAAAAAGAATGTTTTATATTATTTTGTTGAAGTAAAAAAAGAAGAAACATTACTTATAGATCTTAGCTTATCTTTTTCAAAAGCTATATATTCTAATTGGTATGATCTTTTTTCAGATTTATTTGTGAAATATGATTATGTAATATTTGACGAGTTTCAAAATTTTTTCAAAGTTAATCAAGAAATATTATATTCACTTCAACATGCCTGGGATGAAAATAAAAACAATACTAAATTAATAGTATTAGGTTCTTATGTTGGAATGATGAAAAAAATATTTACTGATAAAAAAATGCCATTATATGGAAGAAATGATTACATTATGAAAATAAAAGAATTCCCATTAAAGGATTCAATAATTATGCTAAAAGATTTTGGATATAATATTATAGAAGCTTTTGAAATTTATGCTATGATAGGTGGAATACCAAAATATTTGTGGTTATTTGAAAAAAAGAAAAGTTTAAAGGAACTTATATATGATATTTTTCTTGATGATTTTTCTCCTTTAAGAGAAGAAGCAAAAAACATATTGATTTCAGAATTTGGATCAGAACATAAATCTTATTTTTCTATACTTGAAACATTAGCTGGTGATATAAAAACAAGTTCAGAAATAGCAGATATTTCAGGAATACCTATTACTAATGTCTCTAAATATATAAAAGAGTTGTCTGAGATATATGAAATTATTTCTAAAAAAACTCCTCTATTGTATCAAAAAAAGAAAAACATGAAATATGCTATTATAGATAATTATTATAACTTTTATTTCAATAATATATACAAAAATTACTCTCTATTAGAGTTTTCTCCAGAAAAAGCTTTAGAAAAAATATATAATAATTTTTTTATATATATGGGGTTCCAATTTGAAGAAATTTCAAAAAAGTTTATTATTGAAAATCCAGAAACATTTGGATTTATTCCAGAAGAGATTGGATCAACTTGGGGAAGAGTACCATATGAAAAAAGTGAGTCATTTGATATTGATATAGTTGCAAAAGATAAAAACAATATTCTATTTGGAGAATGCAAATGGACTAATAAAAAAGTAGGTATTGAGGTATATGATAAATTAAAATTAAGAAGTGAATTTATAAAAACTAATTTAATAAATAAAAAATATGTAATCTTTTCAAAAAGTGGGTTTACTCAAGATTTATTGAATTTGAAAAATGATAACTTATTTTTATTTACTCCAGGAGATATGGGAAATATTATGTTCGAATAA
- a CDS encoding FprA family A-type flavoprotein has product MDNILNITDSVYYVGVNDRDTHLFENMWPLPKGVSYNSYIIKDEKTVLFDTVKTTKTHIFLNKVDKILEGKKLDYLVINHMEPDHSGSIVEILRAYPDIKIVGNKKTFEFLKALYGIDTNLLEVKDGDELDLGKHKLKFYLTPMVHWPETMMTYDETEKILFAGDAFGGFGTLDGGVFDDEVDIEYYENEIRRYYSNIVGKFGPMVQRAMAKLSGLEIKIIASTHGPVWRTNPGRIISLYDKWSKYETEEGVVIAYGSMYGNTEKMADFIARCLADEGIKNIRVMNSSEVHESFIINEIWRFKGVLLGTNTYNNGIFPRMENLIINLEHKGIKNRVFGVFGTYGWSGGGVKGIVDYIKKNKWEMVCDPVEVQFSAHEEHYEKLRQLAKEMAKRVKEN; this is encoded by the coding sequence ATGGATAATATTTTAAACATCACTGATTCTGTATATTATGTTGGGGTTAATGATAGAGACACCCATTTATTTGAAAATATGTGGCCTTTACCAAAAGGAGTTTCATATAATTCTTATATAATAAAAGATGAAAAAACTGTATTATTTGATACAGTAAAAACCACTAAAACTCATATTTTTTTAAATAAAGTTGACAAAATATTAGAAGGGAAAAAGTTAGATTACCTCGTTATTAATCATATGGAACCTGATCATTCTGGATCTATAGTTGAAATATTAAGAGCATATCCAGATATTAAAATAGTTGGAAATAAAAAAACATTTGAATTCTTAAAAGCATTATATGGGATAGATACTAATTTACTCGAAGTTAAAGATGGAGATGAATTAGACTTAGGAAAGCACAAACTAAAATTTTACTTAACTCCTATGGTTCACTGGCCTGAAACAATGATGACATATGATGAAACTGAAAAGATTTTATTTGCTGGGGATGCTTTTGGTGGATTTGGGACATTAGATGGTGGAGTTTTTGATGATGAAGTTGATATAGAATATTATGAAAATGAAATAAGAAGATATTATTCTAATATTGTTGGAAAATTTGGACCAATGGTTCAAAGAGCTATGGCAAAATTATCAGGATTAGAAATTAAAATTATAGCTTCAACACATGGCCCGGTATGGAGAACAAATCCTGGAAGAATAATTTCATTATATGATAAATGGAGTAAATATGAAACTGAAGAAGGTGTAGTTATTGCATATGGTTCAATGTATGGAAACACAGAAAAAATGGCTGATTTCATCGCTAGATGTTTAGCAGATGAAGGAATTAAAAATATAAGAGTTATGAATTCTTCAGAAGTTCATGAATCATTTATTATAAACGAAATTTGGAGATTCAAAGGCGTATTATTAGGTACAAATACATATAATAATGGTATATTCCCAAGAATGGAGAATTTAATTATAAATTTAGAACATAAAGGAATTAAAAATAGAGTATTTGGAGTATTTGGCACATATGGTTGGAGTGGTGGAGGAGTAAAAGGTATTGTAGATTATATTAAGAAAAATAAATGGGAAATGGTTTGTGATCCAGTAGAAGTACAATTCTCTGCTCATGAAGAACATTATGAAAAATTAAGACAATTAGCTAAAGAAATGGCAAAAAGAGTTAAAGAAAATTAA
- a CDS encoding ABC transporter ATP-binding protein codes for MTKKQVSLRLENVTKIFYDKKYNTEVIAVNNSNFEIKPGELITLLGPSGCGKTTTLRMVAGFELPTKGKIYIGNEDVTYLPPNKRDTATVFQSYGLFPHMTVFDNVAYGLKLRKLSKEEIKEKVLSTLDMVGLKDLANRAPSRLSGGQQQRVALARSIIVEPSILLLDEPLSNLDALLREQMRIEIRRIQKSLGITAIYVTHDRVEAMSLSDRIIVMKDGKIIQIGTPNTIYENPNSKFVAGFVGKVAFFDVEVKDIVENKCIIDFRGKILEIPKYESNVEIGSGNVLMARPESLVLKDPKKGLINGKVKINVYLGNTIESFIDTDFGEIMVQIDNPSLKKIYDEGEEISIDIVPELCKILKNED; via the coding sequence ATGACAAAAAAACAAGTATCTTTAAGATTGGAAAATGTTACTAAAATATTTTACGACAAAAAATACAATACAGAAGTAATTGCTGTAAATAATTCAAATTTTGAAATAAAACCAGGTGAATTAATTACTTTATTAGGTCCCTCTGGATGTGGAAAAACTACAACATTAAGGATGGTTGCAGGTTTCGAATTACCCACAAAAGGAAAAATATATATAGGTAATGAAGATGTCACTTATCTTCCACCAAATAAAAGAGATACAGCTACAGTATTTCAAAGTTATGGATTATTTCCGCATATGACAGTATTTGATAATGTAGCTTATGGCCTTAAACTCAGGAAATTGTCAAAAGAAGAAATTAAAGAAAAAGTTTTAAGCACTTTAGACATGGTTGGATTAAAAGATCTTGCTAATAGAGCTCCATCAAGATTATCAGGTGGTCAGCAACAAAGGGTAGCATTAGCAAGATCTATTATTGTAGAACCTTCCATTTTGTTATTGGATGAACCTTTGTCAAACTTAGATGCGCTTTTAAGGGAACAAATGAGAATAGAGATTAGAAGAATACAAAAATCATTAGGAATTACAGCAATTTATGTTACTCATGATAGAGTAGAAGCTATGAGTTTATCAGATAGAATAATTGTTATGAAAGATGGAAAAATTATACAAATAGGAACTCCTAATACTATTTATGAAAATCCAAATTCAAAATTTGTAGCTGGTTTTGTTGGAAAAGTTGCTTTCTTTGATGTTGAAGTAAAAGATATTGTAGAAAACAAGTGTATTATTGATTTTCGTGGAAAAATTTTAGAGATTCCAAAATATGAATCAAATGTAGAAATTGGTTCAGGCAACGTATTAATGGCCAGACCAGAATCATTAGTTTTAAAAGATCCAAAAAAAGGATTAATAAATGGAAAGGTAAAAATAAATGTTTATCTTGGAAATACAATTGAATCATTTATTGATACCGATTTTGGAGAAATAATGGTTCAAATAGATAATCCTAGTTTAAAGAAAATTTATGATGAAGGTGAAGAAATTTCAATAGATATAGTTCCTGAATTATGTAAAATTTTAAAAAATGAAGATTAA
- a CDS encoding DNA alkylation repair protein, translating to MLEEIIKEMNENYNEKKAKGNYKFFQTHPGGYGEGDEFLGLTVPIQRKIAKKYKNLPLEDVEKLLQSKYHEHRLTALYILILNFKKLKEEVIDVYLRNLDIVNNWDLVDSSAPYLLGPYLEDKDRSILYELAKSDNLWKQRIAIITTLYFIKNNDFEDALKISEMLLNHKHDLIHKAVGWMLREIGKRDKKVEEEFLKKYYKNMPRTMLRYAIEKFPEEERQKILKGTW from the coding sequence ATGTTAGAAGAGATTATTAAAGAAATGAATGAAAATTATAATGAGAAGAAAGCTAAAGGAAATTATAAGTTCTTTCAAACACATCCTGGAGGATATGGTGAAGGTGATGAATTTTTAGGATTAACTGTTCCTATACAAAGAAAAATAGCAAAAAAATATAAAAATTTACCTTTAGAAGATGTTGAAAAACTTTTACAGTCAAAATATCATGAACATAGATTAACTGCTTTATACATTTTAATTCTTAATTTCAAAAAGCTAAAAGAAGAAGTAATTGATGTTTATTTAAGAAATTTAGATATAGTAAATAATTGGGATTTAGTAGATTCCTCAGCACCATATCTATTAGGTCCTTATTTAGAAGATAAAGACAGAAGTATTTTGTATGAATTAGCTAAATCTGATAATCTTTGGAAACAAAGAATTGCAATTATAACTACATTATATTTTATAAAAAATAATGATTTTGAAGATGCTTTAAAAATAAGTGAAATGCTATTAAACCACAAACACGATTTAATCCATAAAGCTGTTGGATGGATGCTACGAGAAATTGGTAAAAGAGATAAAAAAGTTGAAGAGGAGTTTTTAAAAAAATATTATAAAAATATGCCAAGGACAATGCTTAGATATGCTATTGAAAAATTTCCTGAAGAAGAAAGGCAAAAAATTCTTAAAGGTACATGGTAA
- a CDS encoding VOC family protein — translation MIPKINLITIWTDNIESMKDFYSKTMKFEIKLDLGNYVEFNNDGVRFALCSREVMHEFSDEYLIKPKGQQFELAFECDNLDDLNKEFSRIISMGGKSIRPPEKMPWNQITAFFADPDGNIHELFFEID, via the coding sequence ATGATACCAAAAATAAATTTAATTACAATATGGACAGATAACATTGAAAGTATGAAAGATTTTTATTCAAAAACTATGAAATTTGAAATAAAATTAGATTTAGGAAATTATGTAGAATTTAATAATGATGGTGTTAGATTTGCATTATGTTCAAGAGAAGTTATGCATGAATTTTCTGATGAATATTTGATAAAACCCAAAGGACAACAGTTTGAATTAGCATTTGAATGTGATAATTTAGATGATTTAAATAAAGAATTTAGTAGAATCATTTCTATGGGAGGTAAATCTATTAGGCCACCAGAAAAAATGCCATGGAATCAAATCACTGCATTTTTTGCAGATCCAGATGGAAATATACACGAGTTATTTTTTGAAATAGATTAA
- a CDS encoding MBL fold metallo-hydrolase, translating into MQFHEITNNVFYISDNTNIGVIKINDNNDVLIVDSGSDDSKGRRIVKTLKDNGFHAKYIINTHMHADHIGGNHYIQKHFPEVRIFAFRSEISMIENPIYMPYFLYSGAYPIKDLRNKFLLAKSSKVTDVIDDEENKINIENNLINIIHLDGHTEFQKGILFDDVLFCGDALISEELLEKHKIPVNVNIKNAKNTLLKLMESNYSYYIPSHGTLLENISELAKSNLKRIEDIENKILDYIIKEHSTEEIVSYMLYVYKLDINNAILYYLYNTTIMAFLSYLKDEKKIDLFFKNNKALWKSII; encoded by the coding sequence ATGCAATTTCATGAAATTACAAATAATGTATTTTATATTAGTGATAATACAAATATTGGAGTTATTAAAATCAATGACAATAATGATGTGTTAATTGTGGATAGTGGAAGCGATGATTCAAAAGGAAGAAGAATAGTAAAAACTTTAAAGGATAACGGCTTTCATGCAAAATATATTATCAATACTCATATGCATGCAGATCATATTGGAGGTAATCATTATATACAAAAACATTTTCCTGAAGTAAGAATTTTCGCTTTCAGATCTGAAATCAGTATGATAGAAAATCCCATTTATATGCCTTATTTTTTATATTCTGGTGCTTATCCAATTAAAGATTTAAGAAATAAATTTTTACTTGCTAAATCTTCAAAGGTTACTGATGTTATTGATGATGAAGAAAATAAAATAAATATAGAAAATAATTTAATAAACATAATACATTTAGATGGTCATACAGAATTTCAAAAAGGAATATTATTTGATGATGTTTTGTTTTGTGGAGATGCTTTAATTTCAGAAGAATTACTTGAAAAACATAAAATACCCGTCAATGTAAATATAAAAAATGCTAAAAACACTCTATTAAAACTTATGGAATCAAATTATTCTTATTATATCCCATCACATGGAACATTATTAGAAAATATATCGGAGCTTGCAAAATCGAATTTAAAAAGAATAGAAGATATAGAAAATAAAATTCTTGATTATATCATAAAGGAACATTCGACAGAAGAAATAGTTTCATATATGCTTTATGTATATAAATTAGACATTAATAATGCTATATTATATTACTTATATAACACAACAATAATGGCATTTTTGAGCTATTTAAAAGATGAAAAAAAGATAGATTTATTTTTCAAAAATAACAAGGCATTATGGAAATCTATAATATAA
- a CDS encoding DHH family phosphoesterase, with protein MNILDLKEYIKGKRVLHTTHKLSDCDGIASIYWGINVYGGDYYIPRPELRSGEGLLDYLNLKTDNNINVDSYDIYFIYDTSNYEDIDFISLENKEYVIFDHHSKINEDFVSNSVFAYINKASANVINLYELSIKNSIHLKDEILLSFATALYTDTLMFRTAREKEFYYFSKFIKNKKFEDILNIIYSKNIDQKDFINSLKDLKFYKIKDLIVSVGNFNNVNQYQAFLDGLLDVLGIDVSIGILPLGIKVQVKKIHVQKVYHQLLVPLQKKLNIKKQQGIWLNFFDYRSILNALKSYK; from the coding sequence ATGAATATATTAGATTTGAAAGAATATATTAAAGGAAAAAGAGTTTTGCATACAACTCATAAATTATCAGATTGTGATGGAATAGCCTCAATATATTGGGGAATAAACGTATATGGAGGAGATTATTATATTCCACGTCCTGAGTTAAGAAGCGGAGAAGGATTATTAGATTATCTCAATTTAAAAACTGATAATAACATAAACGTTGATTCGTATGATATTTATTTTATATATGACACTTCAAATTATGAAGATATTGATTTTATAAGTTTAGAAAATAAAGAATATGTTATTTTTGACCATCATAGTAAAATAAATGAAGATTTTGTATCTAATTCTGTTTTTGCATATATCAATAAGGCAAGCGCAAATGTTATAAATTTATATGAATTATCAATAAAAAATTCCATCCATTTAAAGGATGAAATTTTATTATCTTTTGCGACTGCTTTATATACTGATACGTTAATGTTCAGAACTGCTCGCGAAAAAGAATTTTATTATTTTTCAAAGTTTATAAAAAATAAAAAATTTGAAGATATACTCAATATAATATATTCAAAAAACATAGATCAAAAAGATTTTATTAATTCATTAAAAGATTTAAAATTTTATAAAATAAAGGATCTAATAGTTTCTGTAGGTAATTTCAATAATGTAAATCAATATCAAGCTTTTCTCGATGGATTATTAGACGTTTTAGGTATAGATGTTTCTATAGGTATATTACCTTTGGGAATTAAAGTACAGGTTAAGAAAATTCATGTTCAAAAAGTATATCATCAATTACTAGTACCCTTACAAAAAAAGTTGAATATAAAAAAACAACAAGGTATATGGCTAAATTTTTTTGATTATAGATCAATTTTAAATGCATTAAAAAGTTATAAATGA
- a CDS encoding class I SAM-dependent methyltransferase — protein MERKLRNNYDKLAEHYAKDVDTKAFNAYYERPAMINAIGSVNDLRVLDAGCGAGFYTEWLINNGAKEVIAIDFSEKMVESTKRRIGDKAKVYVANLNEKLNFEDSYFELIISSLTLHYVKDLDFTLKELSRILKPNGKLIFSIHHPIMTYLYFSLENYFEEILLEDVINKIPVYFYHRSFNKISNSIYNNNFLIEKIIEPKPINEFKKQDKKNFNKLNKKPHFIIFKTIKYNK, from the coding sequence ATGGAAAGAAAATTAAGAAACAATTATGATAAATTAGCAGAACATTATGCAAAGGATGTAGATACAAAAGCTTTTAATGCATATTACGAAAGGCCAGCAATGATAAATGCAATTGGAAGTGTAAATGATTTAAGAGTATTAGACGCAGGTTGTGGAGCTGGTTTTTATACTGAATGGCTCATAAATAATGGAGCAAAAGAAGTTATTGCTATAGATTTTTCAGAGAAAATGGTTGAATCAACTAAAAGGAGAATTGGTGATAAAGCTAAAGTATATGTCGCAAATTTAAATGAAAAACTTAATTTTGAAGATAGTTATTTTGAGTTAATTATATCCTCTTTAACTTTACATTATGTGAAAGATTTAGATTTTACTTTAAAAGAATTAAGTAGAATATTGAAACCAAATGGGAAGTTAATATTTTCCATTCATCATCCTATAATGACATATTTATACTTTAGTTTAGAAAATTATTTTGAAGAAATATTACTTGAAGATGTAATAAATAAGATTCCGGTATATTTTTATCATAGATCTTTTAATAAAATTTCTAATAGTATATATAATAATAATTTTTTGATTGAAAAAATCATAGAACCAAAACCTATAAATGAGTTTAAAAAACAAGATAAAAAAAATTTTAATAAATTAAATAAAAAACCACATTTTATTATTTTTAAAACAATAAAATATAATAAATAA